The following coding sequences are from one Arachis hypogaea cultivar Tifrunner chromosome 7, arahy.Tifrunner.gnm2.J5K5, whole genome shotgun sequence window:
- the LOC140174348 gene encoding uncharacterized protein has protein sequence MEPEARLARQRRMKLLGHKRRRINVSLSPSGPENVNPNTGVSEPLQQDIGLLPKNLVAVATGQGSSPCNVETSRDKQHRYVTPTTLVGYSHFSPSSPLHMAQASDDQPEAFNASSIEPGVILNEHDCSVHTKQGFRPPMFVISGQNYHSIGSLLPQQSSKPKFAQLYFYDTENEVQNRINAIGMSNQHQAIDHTIVADLTSMLDSHNSLAKCFRYARQRFTEDSTTPLQLRLIKKRNTDGRRYNLPSASEVAALILHKRYLALQYPLLFPYGEDGFQSDILISDERSKQQLHKRETISMREFLSFRIQMRSHESQVLLKSRRLFQQFLVDSYTMVEAERLQYHRFHQSKFRSHQPQGLHECLIQGERQAARTGKRVILPSSFVGGPRYMYNNCKDSFAICRYAGYPSYFITITCNPEWTEIKDCVAADSLNPSDRPDIISRVFKIKLDVLMKDLKDGSYSESLKEVIVYTVEFQKRGLPHCHILLFVQPTEKPRSSEDIDHHISAEIPDEHTQPKLYSLVQKFMIHGPCGVLNMSSPCMVNGRCSKFYPVPFREKTSIDSAGFPRYKRSDNGRSTSKRNVNLDNRFVVPYNATLLLKYGCHINVEYTCQTSVIKYLFKYVHKGNDRVTASFFRSHDSADSDVTVDEIQNYYDCRYISACEAS, from the exons ATGGAACCCGAAGCCAGGCTCGCACGACAACGACGGATGAAATTGCTTGGTCATAAGAGGCGCCGGATCAACGTGTCGCTTAGCCCATCCGGCCCCGAGAATG TTAACCCCAACACAGGGGTTTCTGAGCCCCTCCAACAGGACATCGGCCTGCTCCCAAAAAATCTCGTCGCTGTTGCTACAGGCCAAG GTTCCTCACCATGCAACGTCGAAACATCCCGTGACAAACAACATCGTTATGTAACACCTACCAC TCTGGTTGGCTATTCGCATTTCTCTCCGTCTTCACCTTTGCATATGGCTCAGGCTAGCGATGACCAACCAGAAGCTTTCAATGCATCTTCTATTGAACCAGGTGTCATTCTCAATGAACATGATT GTTCAGTACACACTAAACAAGGGTTCCGCCCCCCCATGTTTGTTATAAGTGGCCAAAATTACCATTCAATTGGAAGTTTGTTGCCACAGCAGTCTAGCAAGCCCAAGTTTGCTCAGCTCTACTTTTATGATACAGAAAATGAAGTCCAGAACCGGATTAATGCAATTGG CATGTCTAATCAACACCAAGCTATAGATCATACCATTGTAGCGGATCTAACCAGCATGCTTGATTCCCACAACTCTCTTGCTAAGTGCTTCCGATATGCTAGGCAAAGGTTCACTGAAGATTCAACGACTCCGCTGCAGCTCCGTCTTATCAAGAAGAGAAATACTGATGGTAGAAGATATAATCTGCCATCAGCGTCTGAAGTTGCTGCTCTTATT TTACATAAGCGATATCTTGCACTACAGTACCCCTTGCTTTTTCCGTACGGAGAAGATGGTTTTCAGAGTGATATCTTAATATCCGATGAAAGATCTAAGCAACAGTTACATAAGCGAGAAACAATTAGCATGAGGGAGTTCTTGTCTTTTCGAATCCAAATGAGATCACATGAGTCGCAAGTGCTTCTCAAGTCAAGACGTTTGTTCCAACAATTCTTGGTTGATAGTTACACTATGGTAGAAGCGGAAAGATTACAATATCACAGGTTCCACCAGAGCAAGTTTCGTTCCCATCAACCGCAAGGCCTACACGAGTGTCTCATACAGGGTGAAAGACAGGCTGCAAGAACTGGAAAACGAGTTATCTTGCCGTCTTCATTTGTCGGTGGTCCCCGATACATGTACAACAATTGCAAAGATTCATTTGCTATTTGCAGGTATGCCGGATACCCTAGCTATTTCATTACTATCACATGTAACCCAGAGTGGACCGAGATTAAAGATTGCGTTGCGGCCGATTCATTAAACCCAAGTGACAGGCCAGATATCATATCAAgggttttcaaaatcaagttAGATGTCTTGATGAAAGACTTAAAGGATGGGTCATATTCGGAAAGCCTAAAGGAAGTGA TTGTGTACACAGTTGAATTCCAAAAGCGTGGTCTTCCCCATTGTCATATTTTATTGTTTGTTCAACCAACCGAGAAGCCTCGATCATCTGAGGATATCGACCATCATATATCGGCTGAGATACCCGACGAACACACACAACCTAAGCTGTACAGCTTAGTCCAAAAATTCATGATTCACGGACCATGTGGGGTTTTGAACATGAGTAGCCCGTGTATGGTTAATGGGAGGTGTTCCAAGTTTTATCCAGTACCTTTCCGTGAGAAAACATCCATAGACAGTGCAGGTTTTCCCAGGTATAAACGGTCAGATAATGGTCGTTCAACAAGCAAGAGGAATGTTAATCTCGATAATAGATTTGTTGTCCCATACAATGCAACATTGCTCCTTAAGTATGGCTGCCACATAAATGTTGAGTATACTTGCCAGACGTCTGTTATTAAGTATTTGTTCAAGTATGTCCACAAAGGTAATGATCGTGTCACAGCTTCGTTCTTCCGATCGCATGATTCAGCTGATTCTGATGTCACTGTAGATGAAATCCAAAActactatgattgtcggtatataTCAGCGTGTGAGGCATCCTAG